From the genome of Solanum pennellii chromosome 6, SPENNV200:
CCCACTTTTTGGCTCAAGGGTGGTTATAGATTTTGAATGTGGAGACCATTATTTCATAAGACCACACACCCGAAGATTGTACTAGGACACTTCGACCATACTTTTTTGTGTCACATGGACATACTATGAATTCACAGTTccatattttaaaggaaaaaactaaTTCCCCATTGATTTAgcattttttgaaaatgtttccTCACTTGTGGATTTCACtgtgggtatgttgttgttgactTGTGTAGTCTTTCTTTTACATTTGTAGTTAATTTTTGATGGAATGTCTTGTGTGCCTAGGTTCCATGGATTGTGGAACGTAAGAGTTTCTGTGGGAAATAATTGATTGTTGATTGAGAAACTACAGTTATCAAAGCTGCTATGGTTATTGATTTCACCATTTTGTTCCGTATGGAAAGACTCTTAATTACATTATAAGTGATTGTTTGTCAGCTGTACTGATCTCCTTTTTTTCTATGTGGACAATGTAACTTATTTAGCTTCTTGTCTACTTCTATTTCATTTATGATGATGTGTCTACGTCTTGTGACTTTTTTCTCAACTCTAATATAGCAGTTAAAGGAAAATGAACCTGTATTTATGTTAGtagttttgttctttcttttggaGTTGGGAGGTTGGGGTTTGGTGTTTGGAAATTGTTGAGTCAGGTTCATTCACTTATGCAATTACTGATGTATAAGATATAAATTTTGGATGGTGATTTAGTTGAGATCAAGGATTTGAATTGGATTTTGCTGCTTGAAGATGTTTGTTTGTTCTAACCAACCAGAGGAACTAAACCTAAGACAGTTAATAGACAATTTTCTGCATGACCAAAAATCCAGTCATATGTGTACTGTAGAAGGTAGGGGGTGGACCCATTATCACTGAATTTCGGTTGGCCCCAGAGGAAGTATctgttatatatataaaaaaagaatgatGCAACACACTGTAcaatgtcaatatcaacatgatcaAGAGATGAGGATTGTAGTAGATTTCTACCATTTTGGCTCTTAGAAGTCAAGAACATGAAAGTGATTGATTAGCGAAATTTGTTGGATGCACTGATGTTAGGATTACCTGATAGGCACtccttttatattaattagtaaTACTTTTTTCTGTTAATTTTCCTTGGGCCTTGACCGCTGATAGAATGAGGCCTACTTCCTTCATTAGCTATGCTGTCTGTTTGCTTTTGCTCTTTAACTGCTGCAACATTCGAATCTATCTCCTTGTTATATAACCAGACTTCCTGCAGTATTCTTCATTAGCTTTTTTGCAGGTAAAAAGAATTGCACAAGACATGcaatagtaaaatatatttacCTCTCTCTCTCAGTTCGAGTTTGTATACATGTCTCCTCTTTGTATGGGAGTTTAATCAGTGCGTTGCATTACATCATTGTCAACTTATTAAGGTTTAACTTTTTCAGGaattaaatgaattatcttAACAGATAAAAGTTTGTCCATGTTCATCTGTAGTTATCCTTTGCTTCCTTGTCCTTCAGTTGATACTGAGATGTTCACATCCAGCCTAGGAAATTAAGAACTTTAGCTTTTTGAATATTCTCACATCTTTGTCGTTGATGTTATTATGGAACTTGTTAGTTCTTCCTCTCTATTAAGGGTATGTGCAGACTATTGTTCACTTTTTTGGTAGAAAGATGTTTTCTTCTTAAAACTTTATAttgtaaaattttattgatgaagAGTCTCTAAACAGTTTGTGCTATAAGTTTGCAGCAATTGCTTACTCTATGCTTTCTTCTCTGCTGTAGATTTTTGAATTAGAAGCAGTAGCAATGTCTCCAGCATCTAGGTCCAAGTCGAAGGACAAAAAGGGTGGCAAGGAACCACCCAAAGCTGCTTCAAAGCCTTCAAGTGTAAATGCAGGTGCTACTACACCGACTAGTGGATACAATCCTCTTTTAGGAACATTCCATACAATTGAGACAGCTCCTGTGACTTCAAATGCTGCTCTTCATGTGAACGGTCGTTTCAGAAATATTGACGAGACAGATGACCATAGTGGCCACTCACTTGGACCTAGCAGCGAGTATGATTCTGTTTCCCTTAATGGTAGTTGGTCTGGTGAGTCAGAGGACCATAAAGAGAAAATGTCTAATCCCCCTCCCCGGGCAGAGACAGTAGTACCTGGCTCTGATAACGACAAAAGGGAAAAAATCCGTCAGAAAAATGAGAAGAAGCATCAACGTCAAAAGGAGAGACGAGCTCAAGAATTGCATGAAAAGTGCAGTGGTTATCTCATGTCAAGAAAGCTGGAAGCACTTGCCCAACAGCTTGTGGCTATGGGATTCTCTTCAGAACGAGCTACAATGGCTCTTATCTTAAATGAAGGCAGAGTAGAAGAATCAGTCTCATGGTTATTTGAAGGTGGTGAAGAAGCAGATAAACTCAAGGAACATAATCTTGATGGTGGGGGTAATTTGAAAATTGACATTTCAGAAGAGCTTGCTCGCATTACAGACATGGAAAATAAGTACAAGTGTTCCAAGCAGGAGGTTGAAAGAGCCTTAGTTGCCTGCGAGGGTGATCTTGAGAAGGCTGAAGAGACTTTGAGGTCACAAAAACAGGAAGCACATTCTGCGCCATCTAAGCCTGAAGAAAGTGGTGATCCTCCTACCTTGGGCAATGGTAAGCTTCCAACTGCCACCACTCAGAACTTACTAAGAGCACCTGTAAAACCTTCACCCAACATGATATTGCCTAAAAGGGATGATAGAGACTTCAATTATACTAAAGTTGCAGCCACATCAGGATCTTCTGCAGAGAATGGAAGCAAAAGTATACAATCACTTAAAAGGGTTCAGCCAAAATTGGAGTGGGCCAAGCCACCACAAATGGCAGTGCCTGCTGAGAAAAGGTGGCAAAATGCAGGATCAAATCCTTCTGTTTCCTATTCTTTGGCATCTCCGTTGCAGGCATCAACCCTATCCTCCTCCAAGACGGAAGCTCGTTACATTACTGTAGGAAATGAATTGAAGAATCTACAGCTAGGAACCGTGAGAGAACCAGTTATAGTTATGCAGCGACCCAATCAATCATTTAATCCTAAGCAGATTCCCGCCTCAACTGTAAGCTCTTCTCCGCCAGGAAGTACAGCAGGATGGGTTCCTTACACTGTTGAGACAGTGAAAGCCAATGGACTGATGCCACATATTCCTGGCACAAGAAGCCTGAGCCCAAATGGTGTCAGCACAAACCAGTTGTACAGCCAACTTCAGTATCAACAACACCAGCAGCCGCAACAATTTGTTTCTAGCAGTGGCCCAGTTGAATTGCCAGGAACAAGCCGGGGTAATAATTTGTGGAGTAGAACAGGTGCTTTGCAGACACAAACCCTTTCTGCAGCTTCCTCACTTGGACTCTTCTCTGGGTTGGGCACCAGTGGTCTGTCTGGGTCATCGTCTCCGGTTGACTGGAACAGTGGTGGCGGGTCAATGGAACAGCTAGATTACACTAACATAGACTGGAGTTTAGATCGCGGGTCTTCATCTTCAAGAGCAGGTGGGATGTGGCCAGGAATGAACCCTTTAATGCAAAATAATGTTCGTACATATGATTCATTTACCCCTGGCGTGGGTGTTACATCTGCGATGAGACCTGCTCTGTCTaatgttggtggtggtggtgtcTCGATACCTGGGCTTCAGGAACGAGCTTCAACAGCAGAGACATCTAGTGGTGGTTCTCGGGAGTGGGCTTCTCCCTTTGAAGAGAGAGATCTTTTTAGCGCACCAAGACAGTTTGTTTCTTCTCCCTCCCTGTAGGGTTGATAGGAGAGgatttgaaatgaaataaacgAGAGAAAAAATGGAATAGACCAGTAAATGTGCTTGAATTTGATGTTGGTTCTTATATGATGGGATGCTATTTCCGTGTTGATGTTAGTGGTAGAGCCCTTTAGTTTAGTTTTTGGAATGAATCTTTAGGTGGAAAATGCCTCTTCATTGACAAATGCTCCATCAAGATAATATAGACTTGTTGTTCAGTAGGCGAAAAGTAACAATGGGATCTAATATGCATTTAGAGCATCTCCATAACATATTTGTATATCGGTGATATTATTTTGTCGTAAATCAAAGAAGTGAACCAACTGAGATTAGCTTGAATTTTAAATGCACTTAAGCCGTTTTTGTGCTAGGAAAAATAAACCTCTTTTGGACCAAAAACAGGGGAAACCAATGGACCAATCTATCAAGAAGCCATAGGCACATGGATAATGTTTTTGACAAAGATTTTGATAGAagatttgatattgttttagGCCTATTTGGCATGGCATTAACTTGAACTTTTGGATGGAAAAAAACTAAAGGCATATAGAAGAGAGAGTGAGGCATTGATCTAAAATGGAAAGTTTGTGCCATCTTTGAGTATATGGTGTGGGAGTGAAAGGTTTGATGATTTTCTTGGATACTATAGGTATCATGATTATTCTTTCACCTTTGTCTTTTTTATCGGTCAATTACAACTTTATTTATACACATGAGACCTTCAATGCAAAAGGAAAACTAACTCCTAGTTATCGCGTGCAATCGTATATTGAGATGCTTCTCTGTGGTTGTGGTTGTTGGAACGGCGCAAATTAACAAATCTTATTAAGTGATTAACAACAAAAGATTATTTAGCAATCTATAAACTAAAAAAGTTCAGATTACAAACACTTTCAACATATAAACTAATTCTTATCCCTCTGGCAATAACTTACGGAGATCGTTAAGCCCCCTCCAAGCTACTCTATTTACATCTCAATTTCTCTTTAAGTTTTTACCTAACACTACTTTTAAGGAAGCTGAAGTAGACAGGTATTTTATCTTTCTTCAGACCCCACTTGTAAGATTAGATCGGATATATTAAAGAGAGTCCGTAGCCAAAAGGGCAAAGAAAATTAATGTAccctttttgaatttttgacaatttCTTTTGCCCTTTTGACTTCGGACTCATATTAAAGATATACTTATTGAAGGTGAAATACTCTTAAAACAGTGTTATTGAGACGTCCCAACTTATGAAAATTTCCTGAAGACCAAAAGGGAGAAAGTCCGCCCTTATAGAAGCACTAAAGTTTGTTTCCATAGTTCGGTTGGGTTTAggtctttttccctttttacgTGGATAAATAAAGGTTCAAGGTTTTGGGTCTCTTTTTTCTTTGTGGATAAATTTAGCCCAATTTGACTAGTTCACTTTTGCCCATAACTCCAATATTATGGTGCATATGTAAGACTTTCTTTTAGGTCTTAATTATTCGAAAGAATCACCACTGATAAATagccctatacaaagaaaagtGAGAGAGTGCAGATTTTCGCACAAGCCCTAGCAACCAATTTTAAATCGAGATTTttgcttcgtttcttgtccgattaaatttattttttgatcgCTTGTTTCTTTCAACTTAATCTTGATTGGAAGCTGAGAGAGGGTAATTTGGAGTCCTGTAGCTCCAGATTATAgctcgtgaacagtagctgcagTTTTGATGATTCTGCTCATTTTGTTTCTCTAATTTTTGGTGTTATTTTGTAAATTGTATTGCATATTGCTTGACACTTTATTGGTAACCATTTTAGAGAACACTTCTATAACTGTTTGTTGATTTTAGTAGAACTTTGATCTTGTGATTTTTACTGTTCACACCGAAGAAATGAAAGAGTAAAAATATGACTGATGGTGTGTTACATGGATAGTGCACCCGTTAAACGCGTACCTTTTAAAAGATGATTGATCTCTGTTGgaacaaaaacaaagattaATCTAAGAGTTAAACATCATATTTAACCTTATAAGTCCGCTATTAAAGTGAAATTgcatcaaattttatttgtttgctGTAAGAAGAAACTTAGTAGCCATATCAGGAATACAGTGGAACAGAAACTTGTCCTAGTTCCACAACATTCGTTATTGTAAACATCTATCCGACAAAGGTAGAGGTAAGATCTGCGTAAACCTTACTGTCCCATACCAGACGAGTTATTTCCAAGAGGTTGTTTTTCGACTTTCTTATATCAGTTatttaaataagtattttattgtatttttgatAGAAATTAGTTACATATCTTCAATAACTGTCCCTTTTGAAAATGGAGCTGCTATCCTTATAGCAGAAATATTCAAATCTATTAAAGTAGAGCGGATAATTAGAGttgtgtctattttttttttatctaagcGATGATagatcatattattttattgaatttctaAGTAACGTACATTTTTTCCGTTCTTCAGACCCCACTCGTAAGATTATATtagatatatttaatttttttcaagtgcTATTTAATTATTGTGAGATTTTGGCTCTTTATTTAATACAAGAAAAGATTTATTGTATGTTGGACTTGGAGTTGTACTTATACCGAGTGAAATACTCTTAAAACAATGTGAAGAAAATTTCCTACAATTTTTGTGACCAAATATTTTCCATAAGATATCCAATAATAATCTTAAAGGTATTCCACTCTTTGACATTTGAATGAGGGTGATTAATAACTTTGTCCATTGGAGAATTGATTTGGACTTCCAAGAATTCAGCACCATGGTCATCACACTCAATAGTTCCTATCACTTAGCTGAGCCAGAGTAGATACAACACTATCCACTATACTAACCCTCACCGATTAACATAGATTTTTCTAAGCGGATACCACACCGCGCACTAAACCCCCACCCTTTGGACGATTTAGATTTTGACTAAGCAACAAcaatgttgcccactaaatcacctaactctagatgactTATACTAGGTTGTGGAGTCTGATTACTATACCttaccgccgtggaagtttactcacgggatgttaccacgaaatattgggttttctctttctctctctatatctctcatctctttctcttgaaagttcttgtgttcttcattcatcaagtgtgtgtgcgtgaattcgatcctaacaacttagACTTCTAGAAACCGAAACAAGACCTGTATCCTTTTATAAATTAGGATCAGATTTACAATGTAAGCACATAAGACACCAAGCTCTAAATACAACAAGAATCTTTAGCACTCCATCTGGTCCCTCTCAAACTTTtttgtgagttcttgaaaagaCTTGCTGGTTGACTTCTTTCATTGGATGaatgaatattatatgaaaaaacaagtataatCTCAGTCTTAACATCATATTTTTAGCAATTTAACCTTATGAGTCCCTATTAAAGTGAAATTGCATCAACTTTATTCGTTTATATTAAGAAGAAACATTAGTAGCAACATCAGGAATACAGTGGAACGGAGGACTAGTCCCAGTCCCACAACATTCCTTATTATGAACATCAATCTGACAAAGATAgaggtaaggtctgcgtacaccTCATCCTCCCCCAAGACGATGTATGTTTTTATTGTTGAGAAATAAACAAGACAAGGAAATGAATATCTGCTTTGGTAAGACAATTATATAGGGAGTATGAATTTGTCCCataattcatcaagtgtgttACTGTTCTTCTTTGTTACAAAAGTCCTCGTTAATTGGAGTAGCAAATTCAAGAAGTTGATCATCATGCTCGAACACACTCATTTCTTGTTCATTCAAGTTAACAAAAGCTTCAATTCCTCCATCATATGTCCTCATCAAATGAATAAATTTGTTAATTGGACCCTTTGCAATGCTTGATCTAATAGGCTTCCCAAATCCAAAATCTAAATCT
Proteins encoded in this window:
- the LOC107023304 gene encoding uncharacterized protein LOC107023304 yields the protein MSPASRSKSKDKKGGKEPPKAASKPSSVNAGATTPTSGYNPLLGTFHTIETAPVTSNAALHVNGRFRNIDETDDHSGHSLGPSSEYDSVSLNGSWSGESEDHKEKMSNPPPRAETVVPGSDNDKREKIRQKNEKKHQRQKERRAQELHEKCSGYLMSRKLEALAQQLVAMGFSSERATMALILNEGRVEESVSWLFEGGEEADKLKEHNLDGGGNLKIDISEELARITDMENKYKCSKQEVERALVACEGDLEKAEETLRSQKQEAHSAPSKPEESGDPPTLGNGKLPTATTQNLLRAPVKPSPNMILPKRDDRDFNYTKVAATSGSSAENGSKSIQSLKRVQPKLEWAKPPQMAVPAEKRWQNAGSNPSVSYSLASPLQASTLSSSKTEARYITVGNELKNLQLGTVREPVIVMQRPNQSFNPKQIPASTVSSSPPGSTAGWVPYTVETVKANGLMPHIPGTRSLSPNGVSTNQLYSQLQYQQHQQPQQFVSSSGPVELPGTSRGNNLWSRTGALQTQTLSAASSLGLFSGLGTSGLSGSSSPVDWNSGGGSMEQLDYTNIDWSLDRGSSSSRAGGMWPGMNPLMQNNVRTYDSFTPGVGVTSAMRPALSNVGGGGVSIPGLQERASTAETSSGGSREWASPFEERDLFSAPRQFVSSPSL